A part of Chloroflexota bacterium genomic DNA contains:
- the prfB gene encoding peptide chain release factor 2 (programmed frameshift): MEELKEKLAELSDRIQNVRGAFDIPSKEKQLADLEKKSGEPDFWNDAEAAQRTMQTLASLREEVELWNRLAQRVEDALGLLELAAEEGDEGILAEIEQEAEAIARELDRQEFRLAFSGEHDRDDAILAIHAGAGGTEAQDWAEMLLRMYLRWAERHGYETEIVDRTEGEEAGIKSVYVEVRGPYAYGYLKSERGVHRLVRLSPFDAANRRHTSFALVEVMPVLDEDIDIEIRPEDLRIDVFRSAGAGGQNVQKNATAVRITHLPTGIVVTCQNERSQLQNKQTALRVLRGKLYELERQKREAEAAALKGKHVDAGWGNQIRSYVLHPYQMVKDLRTGVETGNAQAVLDGALDPFIEAWLKSQVGANGHPPEGNGR; the protein is encoded by the exons ATGGAAGAGTTGAAGGAGAAGTTGGCCGAGCTAAGCGATCGCATCCAGAACGTCCGG GGCGCCTTTGACATCCCCAGCAAGGAGAAGCAACTAGCGGATCTGGAGAAGAAGTCTGGGGAGCCGGACTTCTGGAACGATGCCGAGGCTGCCCAGCGTACCATGCAGACGTTGGCTTCGCTTCGCGAGGAGGTGGAGCTGTGGAATCGGCTGGCGCAGCGGGTTGAGGATGCATTGGGCCTGCTGGAGCTGGCGGCCGAGGAGGGCGATGAGGGGATCCTGGCCGAGATCGAGCAGGAGGCCGAGGCCATCGCCCGAGAGTTAGATCGGCAGGAATTTCGGCTGGCGTTCTCCGGGGAGCACGATCGGGATGATGCTATCCTGGCCATCCACGCCGGAGCTGGCGGCACGGAGGCGCAGGATTGGGCGGAGATGCTGTTGCGCATGTACCTGCGCTGGGCCGAGCGGCACGGTTATGAGACGGAGATCGTCGATCGCACCGAGGGCGAGGAGGCCGGGATCAAGAGTGTCTACGTGGAGGTGCGGGGGCCGTATGCGTACGGGTACCTGAAGTCGGAGCGAGGGGTGCATCGCCTGGTGCGCCTCTCCCCGTTCGACGCGGCCAACCGCCGGCACACCTCCTTCGCGCTGGTGGAGGTGATGCCCGTGCTGGATGAGGACATCGATATCGAGATCCGGCCGGAGGATCTGCGCATCGACGTCTTCCGATCGGCCGGCGCGGGCGGGCAGAACGTGCAGAAGAACGCCACCGCCGTACGGATCACCCACCTGCCCACGGGCATCGTCGTCACCTGCCAGAACGAGCGCTCGCAGTTGCAGAACAAGCAGACGGCTTTGCGGGTGCTTCGGGGTAAGCTGTACGAGCTGGAGCGGCAGAAGCGGGAGGCGGAGGCCGCGGCGCTGAAGGGGAAGCATGTGGACGCGGGCTGGGGGAATCAGATCCGCTCGTACGTATTACATCCCTATCAGATGGTCAAGGACTTGCGCACCGGTGTGGAGACGGGGAATGCCCAGGCGGTGCTGGATGGAGCCCTCGACCCCTTCATCGAGGCCTGGCTGAAGAGCCAGGTGGGAGCCAATGGGCATCCGCCGGAGGGGAACGGCCGGTAA